The following coding sequences are from one Bufo bufo chromosome 2, aBufBuf1.1, whole genome shotgun sequence window:
- the LOC120991154 gene encoding gastrula zinc finger protein XlCGF17.1-like: MLSQNYEAEDEDIMQCSSGENRNVHPGLHSTDLSYNPPVHEESSDQSQFATTSAGQKGGERFQKITKRSILSTDRRIRTPQKLISCPKCGKYFPYKSALVRHERSHTREKPYSCSERGKRFTLRKTLVKHTLRHTGEKPYSCSECGKCYSDISTLNRHKKIHTGEKPYSCSKCWKCFTQKANLESHERIHTGEKPYSCSECGKCFTQTSSLSAHQRRHRGEKPYSCSECGKCFSDKYNLFTHKRSHGEKPYSCSECGKRFTLRQSLVKHALFHTVEKSNSCSECGKYFTDKSELVRHERCHKGEKPYSCLECGKCFAKKLYLNRHVKLHTGKKPYSCSECEQCFTQKSDLDSHERSHRRIRIRSQFQNLDFDFDSN; encoded by the coding sequence ATGTTGTCACAAAATTATGAAGCAGAAGATGAAGACATCATGCAGTGCTCTTCAGGAGAAAATCgtaatgtacatccaggacttcacagtacagacCTATCATATAATCCCCCTGTTCATGAGGAATCATCTGACCAATCACAGTTTGCTACCACAAGTGCTGGTCAGAAAGGGGGTGAAAGGTTTCAAAAGATCACAAAAAGATCAATTCTTTCTACAGACAGAAGAATTCGCACACCGCAGAAGCTGATTTCATGTCcaaaatgtgggaaatattttccATATAAATCAGCGCTTGTtcgacatgagagaagtcacacaagagagaagccatattcatgttcagaacgtGGGAAACGGTTTACACTTAGAAAAACTCTTGTTAAACATACGctacgtcacacaggagagaagccgtattcatgttcagaatgtgggaaatgttatagTGATATCTCAACTCTTAATAGACATAAGAaaattcatacaggagagaaaccgtattcatgttcaaaatgttggaaatgttttacacagaaagcaAATCTTGAgtcacatgagagaattcacacaggagagaagccgtattcatgttcagaatgtgggaaatgttttacacagacttCAAGTCTTAGTGCACATCAGAGAAGACAcagaggagagaagccgtattcatgttcagaatgtggaaaatgtttttcaGACAAATACAATCTTTTTACACATAAGAGAAGTcacggagagaagccgtattcatgttcagaatgtgggaaacgttttACACTTAGACAAAGTCTTGTTAAACATGCGCTATTTCACACAGTAGAGAAGTcgaattcatgttcagaatgtgggaaatattttacagataaatcggagcttgttagacatgagagatgtcacaaaggagaaaagccgtattcatgtttagaatgtgggaaatgttttgcaaaGAAACTCTATCTTAATAGACATGTGAAACTTCATACAGgaaagaagccgtattcatgttcagaatgtgagcaaTGTTTTACGCAAAAATCAGATCTTGATagtcatgagagaagtcacagaaGAATAAGGATACGATCACAATTCCAGAATTTAGACTTTGATTTCGATTCCAATTAA